In one Carassius carassius chromosome 48, fCarCar2.1, whole genome shotgun sequence genomic region, the following are encoded:
- the LOC132131256 gene encoding unconventional myosin-IXb-like isoform X1, producing the protein MSVKDGDGTTSQDGKAYELQIYPRLSLETASCCILRVTKEATAASVIRDAAETLGLDTRKLYVLAEVKECGGEEWVLESTDLPVHRVLLWPRKAQEQHSQKEGFYFLLQERNHDGSIRYVHLPAVGNEQESKRLVARGFLPPQQEDLEDLCNLPVLNEDSILDNLRIRFQKKKIYTYAGSILIAINPFKFLPIYNPKYVKMYENHQLGKLEPHIFAIADVTYYAMLRKHINQCIVISGESGSGKTQSTNFLIHCLTALSQKGYASGVERTILGAGPVLEAFGNAKTANNNNSSRFGKFIQVNYLESGVVRGAVVEKYLLEKSRLVSREKNERNYHVFYYLLVGASEDERRAFRLLQPEEYFYLKQENFMIEDADDLRHDFERLQQAMEMVGFLPATKRQIFSVLSAILYLGNVTYSQKSSGREEGLDVGPPEVLSTLSDLLKVKEEPLVEALTKRKTVTVNDKLILPYSHSEAITARDSMAKSLYSALFDWIVLRINHALLNKKDMEESVSCLSIGVLDIFGFEDFETNSFEQFCINYANEQLQYYFNQHIFKLEQEEYQAEGITWHNIDYTDNVGCIHLISKKPTGLLYLLDEESNFPHATDKTLLAKFKQQHQPNHYFVPTPVMEPAFVILHFAGKVKYQIKDFREKNTDHMRPDIVALLRSSDRAYVRQLIGMDPGAMFRWGIIRASIRALAAFNEAGRRWAAKTAGVVRPNSRVPLGELQRSNVPIERMYRDMHAQIINSIKDLQLDGEDPRKLLQSWGRLRFPRHVLQKNKNPKTRQLIPKNLLDTRSLKYVVGLHDRTTKSLLHLHKKKRPPSISAQFQTSLSKLLETLGKAEPFFIRCLRSNAEKKEMCFDEALIVQQLRYTGMLETVRIRRSGYGAKYTFQEFTEQFRVLLPNNSASLEDISSLLHRLGFDHTTYQIGKTKVYLKELERQKLQDILHKDVMRKIIFLQHWFRAKMERMDFVRMREAAILIQCSWRRFRKEKFYQAAVLIQSAWRGSKQRAEYQKTRASITKMQALARGHSARKRYYSLKEEKRKRDEEEAWRRKEEEEAARRVKETEEAARRAKKKEEAARHAREEQEAARRQKEQEERAALLVLEEKMLLQQPLAAGKQSNNVETLVLERSKAPVDVEIGSKGRAQVDVSKDQSHSEMVPQVEAGPPEVKEHQKQKEKQSSAQPREEGTQTKPTSPEVPSGQSQNRAPPLSKLPVSRSQEKRELRRQRGLEHSQRESERAALAGKDNTFFESKTLERTGKVDSKLKERSDSKELDQYTFVAWKVDKVKKDAKDVPPELVRPSTLPLDIPNSGPERNGYTDPSITAQSALAKEEDYRKKEPTRSSTQPENLMAGPHSQETDRNIKTLQNRGISMSLDDVSKIGLGGSSQKQPSTEGGTDKAKASTLKEKAHDSQSLQDVPPVQPSTPERTTGFFRKILKKRPHKEAHTPEDGDLSLASFLDQKEATSPSRSHNSKPHASRPTRTASINISHSTTRASERCNSSLNRVITNSNELRHLDEFLGNQVNDLRSRGKQLSGTEHIFITATMQFRENIKGMYSFSKPQIGYEALMKSYHNKVINLAGEKQKGEVPLVVNLFQSVLDGFIRAEIKKEEAEPAKPPKGRKMRRKKDKGLENPLDHVFTNYQVNIMQSCDQCTSYIWGMEKAYMCSYCKMVCHKKCICKIVIDCSTFCSKKCDDEPGSQHFGVRVGHLVNNKTPVPIVLEIMMEHVEMNGLYTEGIYRKSGSANRMKELHQLLETGPENVCLEDYPIHAVTGLVKQWLRELPEPLMTFTHYNDFLRAIELPEKQEQLQAIYRVLEQLPAANFNTLERLVFHLVRVAKEEKSNRMTPNSLAIVFAPCILRCLDSADPLMSMKDVAKTTTCVEMILNEQIRRYNEKMEEIEQLEYAEALAVNQLKLKRRNTSWNLPLRFITPYKEVSIREKPGSDLCAVPENEPLDSDTEAERSLMERIKSIKQEKEDLACRLPELEQPGSDQENLDSEASVSSESLLDERAVCSDTEGQTIVIPRLSKPACLPKSVTLAQGGTTWADAPSLPSLSSPRLQLQRRCPVIPKTVKLPPGVLCHPAVQSLPPRKARSLTLVQRREQPGRRKDSIQSLYIAAGIDLLFPPSPAASDTTSAQELQTSSRRFSDPDIAFVKDEV; encoded by the exons ATGAGTGTCAAAGATGGCGATGGGACGACTAGCCAAGATGGAAAGGCCTACGAACTTCAGATATACCCCCGACTCTCTCTGGAGACGGCGTCGTGCTGTATACTCAGAGTCACCAAGGAGGCCACCGCAGCTAGCGTCATACGGGATGCGGCTGAGACCCTTGGACTGGACACCAGAAAGCTATATGTCCTGGCTGAGGTGAAGGAGTGCGGTGGGGAGGAGTGGGTGCTGGAATCGACTGACCTTCCCGTGCACAGGGTTCTTCTTTGGCCGAGAAAAGCCCAGGAACAACATTCTCAGAAAGAGGGATTTTACTTCCTCCTGCAAGAGCGCAACCACGATGGCTCCATCCGCTACGTGCACCTACCTGCCGTGGGGAACGAGCAGGAGTCCAAGCGATTGGTTGCTCGGGGTTTCCTCCCACCCCAGCAGGAGGACCTTGAGGACCTCTGTAACCTTCCAGTCCTAAATGAGGACAGCATCTTGGATAACCTCCGCATTCGTTTTCAGAAGAAGAAAATTTATACATATGCTGGCAGTATCCTCATTGCTATTAATCCCTTTAAGTTCTTACCCATTTACAACCCCAAATATGTCAAAATGTATGAGAACCACCAGTTGGGCAAGCTGGAACCCCATATTTTCGCCATTGCTGATGTAACCTACTATGCCATGTTGCGCAAGCACATCAACCAGTGTATTGTTATCTCAGGAGAGAGCGGATCGGGCAAAACGCAAAGCACTAACTTCCTCATTCACTGCTTGACTGCTCTCAGCCAGAAGGGTTACGCAAGTGGAGTGGAACGAACCATTTTGGGTGCTGGACCAGTGCTAGAG GCATTTGGCAACGCAAAGACGGCCAACAACAACAACTCCAGTCGATTCGGAAAGTTCATCCAGGTCAATTACCTGGAGAGTGGAGTGGTGCGCGG GGCCGTGGTTGAGAAATATCTACTGGAAAAGTCACGTCTGGTGTCCAGAGAGAAGAACGAGAG GAACTACCACGTGTTTTACTATCTGCTGGTAGGCGCGTCGGAGGACGAGCGGCGGGCGTTCAGACTTCTGCAACCAGAAGAATACTTCTACCTCAAACAG GAAAACTTTATGATAGAAGATGCAGACGACCTACGCCATGACTTCGAGCGACTGCAGCAGGCGATGGAGATGGTGGGCTTCCTTCCGGCCACCAAGAGACA GATATTCTCTGTCCTGTCGGCCATCTTGTATCTGGGAAACGTGACGTACAGTCAGAAGTCGTCCGGTAGAGAGGAAGGTCTGGACGTGGGGCCACCAGAGGTGCTTTCCACACTTTCAGACCTGCTTAAG GTTAAGGAGGAGCCTTTGGTGGAGGCTCTTACCAAGAGGAAAACGGTGACCGTAAACGACAAGCTGATTCTGCCCTACAGCCACAGCGAG GCGATCACTGCTCGAGACTCCATGGCCAAGTCACTGTACAGCGCCCTGTTCGACTGGATCGTCCTGCGCATCAATCACGCGCTGCTTAATAAGAAAGACATGGAGGAGTCCGTTTCA TGCTTATCTATTGGCGTGCTTGATATCTTCGGCTTTGAAGACTTTGAGACCAACAGCTTTGAACAATTCTGCATCAACTATGCCAACGAGCAGCTCCAGTATTACTTCAACCAGCACATTTTTAAACTTGAACAG GAGGAGTATCAGGCTGAGGGCATCACCTGGCACAACATCGATTACACCGATAACGTCGGCTGTATCCACCTCATCAGCAAGAAGCCCACTGGACTCCTCTATTTACTTGATGAGGAGAGCAA CTTTCCTCACGCCACTGATAAAACCTTGCTGGCCAAGTTCAAACAGCAGCACCAACCGAACCATTACTTTGTGCCAACTCCAGTGATGGAACCAGCCTTCGTCATCCTCCATTTTGCTGGGAAGGTCAAATACCAGATAAAG GATTTCCGTGAGAAGAACACGGATCACATGCGTCCGGATATCGTGGCTCTCTTACGAAGTAGCGACCGAGCTTATGTCCGACAGCTGATTGGGATGGACCCGGGGGCGATGTTCCGATGGGGAATCATCCGCGCCTCCATCCGCGCGTTGGCCGCCTTCAACGAGGCCGGCCGCCGCTGGGCAGCCAAGACTGCGG GTGTGGTCAGACCGAACTCCAGAGTTCCTCTAGGAGAGCTGCAGAGATCCAACGTGCCCATTGAGAGGATGTACCG GGACATGCATGCCCAAATCATCAACTCCATTAAGGACTTGCAGTTGGATGGAGAAGATCCACGTAAGCTGCTGCAGTCCTGGGGTCGCCTGCGGTTCCCACGCCACGTCCTCCA GAAAAACAAGAACCCCAAGACCAGGCAACTCATTCCCAAG AACCTGTTGGACACTCGCTCGCTGAAATATGTAGTGGGCCTCCATGACCGCACCACCAAGTCTTTACTTCATCTGCACAAGAAGAAACGTCCTCCCAGCATCAGTGCCcagtttcaa ACATCTCTTAGTAAGCTCCTGGAAACACTGGGGAAGGCGGAGCCATTCTTCATCCGATGCCTCCGCTCTAATGCTGAGAAG AAGGAAATGTGTTTTGATGAGGCACTCATTGTGCAGCAGCTGCGGTACACGGGCATGTTGGAAACAGTGCGCATCAGACGGTCAGGTTATGGAGCCAAATACACCTTTCAG GAGTTTACTGAGCAGTTTCGTGTGTTACTACCAAATAATTCTGCATCCCTGGAGGATATATCATCTTTATTGCACAGGCTTGGCTTTGACCACACTACCTACCAGATTGGAAAAACCAAG GTGTATCTCAAAGAGCTCGAAAGACAGAAGCTTCAGGACATCCTCCACAAGGATGTTATGCGCAAAATAATTTTCTTGCAGCACTGGTTTAGAGCTAAAATGGAGAGGATGGATTTTGTTCGAATGAGAGAGGCAGCCATCTTGATCCAG TGCTCATGGCGTAGGTTCCGCAAAGAGAAGTTCTACCAAGCGGCAGTTTTGATCCAATCAGCATGGCGAGGTTCCAAACAGAGAGCTGAATATCAAAAAACACGAGCATCCATCACAAAGATGCAGGCACTTGCAAGAGGGCATTCGGCTCGTAAACG GTACTACTCACTAAAGGAAGAAAAGAGGAAAAGAGATGAAGAGGAAGCTTGGCGAagaaaggaggaggaggaagcaGCTCGAAGAGTTAAGGAAACAGAAGAGGCAGCTAGGCGAGCTAAAAAGAAAGAAGAGGCAGCCAGGCATGCCAGAGAGGAACAGGAAGCAGCTAGAAGACAGAAAGAGCAAGAGGAAAGGGCAGCTCTGCTTGTTTTAGAGGAGAAGATGCTACTACAACAACCACTGGCAGCAGGCAAGCAGTCCAACAATGTGGAGACACTAGTGCTGGAGCGCAGTAAGGCTCCTGTGGATGTTGAGATTGGAAGTAAGGGCAGGGCCCAAGTTGATGTCTCAAAAGACCAAAGTCATTCTGAGATGGTTCCTCAAGTGGAGGCTGGTCCTCCTGAGGTTAAAGAACACCAGAAGCAAAAGGAAAAGCAATCTTCTGCACAGCCCAGAGAGGAAGGTACACAAACTAAACCTACATCTCCAGAAGTCCCAAGTGGACAAAGCCAAAACAGAGCTCCTCCGCTCTCCAAGCTGCCAGTATCCAGAAGTCAGGAGAAACGGGAGCTTAGGAGACAACGTGGCCTAGAGCACAGCCAGAGAGAAAGTGAGCGAGCAGCATTAGCTGGAAAAGACAATACTTTCTTCGAGAGCAAAACTCTAGAGAGAACAGGGAAAGTAGACAGCAAGTTGAAGGAGCGGTCTGACAGCAAAGAATTGGATCAGTACACCTTTGTGGCTTGGAAAGTAGACAAGGTGAAGAAGGATGCAAAAGATGTCCCACCTGAACTTGTTCGACCTTCCACCTTACCCTTGGATATCCCTAATTCAGGACCTGAAAGAAACGGTTACACAGACCCGTCCATCACCGCTCAATCTGCTCTCGCCAAAGAAGAGGACTACAGGAAAAAAGAACCAACAAGAAGCAGCACTCAGCCAGAAAACCTCATGGCAGGACCCCACAGTCAGGAGACAGACAGGAACATCAAAACTCTCCA GAATCGCGGGATCTCTATGTCACTAGACGATGTGTCCAAAATAGGCTTAGGCGGTTCATCACAG AAGCAGCCCAGCACTGAGGGTGGCACTGATAAAGCGAAGGCCAGCACACTGAAGGAAAAAGCTCATGACAGCCAAAGCCTGCAAGATGTGCCACCTGTGCAGCCATCGACCCCAGAGAG GACAACAGGGTTTTTCAGAAAGATTCTGAAGAAGCGTCCACATAAAGAAGCTCACACCCCGGAAGATGGAGACTTGAGCCTAGCTTCCTTTTTGGATCAAAAAGAAG CAACTTCTCCATCACGCTCGCACAATTCAAAACCTCATGCGAGTCGACCCACTCGGACGGCCAGCATCAATATCAGTCACTCAACAACTCGGGCCTCTGAGCGGTGCAACTCCTCGCTCAACCGTGTGATCACCAATTCGAATGAGCTACGCCATCTTGATGAGTTCCTAGGCAATCAG GTGAATGATCTGCGTTCAAGGGGAAAGCAGCTTTCAGGAACAGAGCACATCTTCATTACCGCCACGATGCAGTTCAGAGAAAACATCAAGGGGATGTACTCATTCTCT AAACCACAAATTGGGTACGAGGCTTTGATGAAGAGCTACCACAATAAAGTGATCAATCTAGCTGGAGAAAAGCAGAAAGGTGAGGTGCCACTGGTGGTCAATCTCTTCCAGTCAGTTCTGGATGGTTTCATTAGAGCGGAGATCAAAAAAGAAGAGGCTGAACCAGCCAAG CCCCCCAAAGGTCGTAAGATGAGAAGGAAGAAGGACAAGGGC TTGGAGAATCCATTGGACCATGTGTTTACGAACTACCAAGTCAACATCATGCAGTCTTGTGATCAGTGCACGTCTTACATCTGGGGCATGGAGAAGGCCTACATGTGCAGTT ATTGCAAAATGGTTTGCCATAAGAAGTGCATTTGTAAAATCGTCATAGACTGCTCTACTTTCTGCTCTAAGAAG TGTGATGATGAGCCAGGATCACAACACTTTGGTGTTCGTGTGGGCCACCTGGTCAACAACAAGACCCCTGTGCCAATCGTTCTGGAGATAATGATGGAGCACGTGGAAATGAATGGCCTGTACACAGAGGGCATTTACAGGAAGTCCGGCTCAGCCAATCGCATGAAGGAGCTACACCAGCTGTTGGAAACAG GACCAGAGAACGTTTGTCTTGAGGATTACCCAATCCATGCCGTCACTGGCCTGGTCAAACAGTGGTTAAGGGAGTTGCCTGAACCTCTCATGACCTTCACGCACTACAACGACTTCCTCCGTGCAATAG AACTGCCTGAAAAGCAAGAGCAATTGCAAGCCATTTACAGAGTTTTGGAACAGCTTCCGGCTGCCAACTTCAACACCTTGGAGAGACTCGTTTTCCATCTTGTCAG GGTTGCAAAGGAGGAGAAGAGTAATCGGATGACGCCAAACTCTCTGGCCATTGTTTTTGCCCCCTGCATCCTCCGTTGTCTGGACAGCGCTGACCCACTCATGAGCATGAAAGACGTCGCCAAAACCACCAC TTGTGTGGAGATGATACTAAACGAACAAATCCGGAGATACAATGAGAAAATGGAGGAGATCGAGCAGCTGGAATACGCTGAGGCACTGGCTGTCAATCAGCTCAAGCTTAAAAGACGAAACACG AGCTGGAATTTACCTCTCAGGTTTATCACTCCTTACAAAGAAGTGTCG ATTCGGGAGAAGCCAGGTTCCGACCTTTGTGCTGTACCTGAGAATGAGCCCCTGGATTCAGATACAGAAGCTGAGCGAAGCCTGATGGAGCGGATCAAGTCCATCAAGCAAGAAAA AGAGGACCTTGCCTGCAGGCTACCTGAACTAGAACAGCCCGGTTCTGACCAGGAGAACCTGGACTCGGAGGCATCTGTCAGCTCTGAGAGCCTGTTGGATGAGCGAGCAGTCTGTTCAGACACGGAAG GACAAACAATCGTAATCCCAAGATTATCCAAACCAGCTTGCCTTCCTAAATCTGTCACCCTGGCCCAAGGAGGCACCACATGGGCTGACGCCCCCTCTCTTCCTTCACTATCTTCTCCCAGGCTTCAGCTCCAGCGTCGCTGCCCTGTCATACCCAAAACGGTCAAGCTGCCCCCAGGAGTCTTGTGCCACCCAGCTGTACAGTCCCTCCCTCCCCGTAAAGCCCGGTCCCTCACCCTTGTCCAGCGGCGCGAGCAACCGGGCCGCCGCAAAGACAGCATCCAGTCCCTCTACATCGCTGCTGGAATAGATCTCCTCTTCCCGCCTTCACCTGCAGCCTCAGACACCACCAGCGCACAGGAGCTCCAGACCTCCTCACGACGTTTCTCAGACCCAGACATTGCTTTCGTAAAGGACGAGGTTTGA